A region from the Nevskiales bacterium genome encodes:
- the rpoH gene encoding RNA polymerase sigma factor RpoH, with the protein MSSINALAIRPQSLPTPLAGSLEAYIRTVNSLPVLDAEQERRLARQLRDHGDLQAAQQLVLANLRHVVHIARGYLGYGLQLADLIQEGNIGLMKAIKRFDPEVGVRLISFAVHWIRAEIHEFILRNWRIVRVATTKAQRKLFFNLRSAKKRLGWMNQGEVEAVAADLKVKPETVLEMEDRLSGHDVSFNALPAEDEHEDSVFGPEHYLAADEAYNPEHQLGEREHAEHQLAQLQSALRTLDDRSRDILRRRWLDESRKTGLQELADEYGISAERVRQIEAAALKKLRHSLSA; encoded by the coding sequence ATGAGCTCAATCAATGCTTTGGCAATCAGGCCGCAGAGCCTGCCGACCCCCTTGGCCGGCAGCCTGGAGGCCTATATCCGCACGGTCAACAGTCTGCCGGTGCTGGACGCCGAGCAGGAGCGCAGGCTGGCGCGCCAGCTGCGCGACCACGGCGACCTGCAGGCCGCGCAGCAGCTGGTGCTGGCCAACCTGCGCCACGTGGTGCACATCGCACGCGGCTACCTCGGCTACGGCCTGCAACTGGCCGACCTGATCCAGGAAGGCAACATCGGCCTGATGAAAGCGATCAAGCGCTTCGACCCGGAGGTCGGCGTGCGCCTGATCTCCTTCGCCGTGCACTGGATCCGCGCCGAGATCCACGAGTTCATCCTGCGCAACTGGCGCATCGTCCGGGTCGCCACCACCAAGGCGCAGCGCAAGCTGTTCTTCAATCTGCGCTCGGCCAAGAAGCGCCTGGGCTGGATGAACCAGGGCGAGGTCGAGGCGGTGGCCGCCGACCTCAAGGTCAAACCCGAGACCGTGCTGGAGATGGAGGACCGCCTCAGCGGCCATGACGTTTCCTTCAACGCCCTGCCGGCGGAAGACGAGCACGAGGACAGCGTCTTCGGCCCCGAGCATTACCTGGCGGCGGACGAGGCGTACAACCCGGAGCACCAGCTCGGCGAGCGCGAGCACGCCGAGCACCAGCTCGCCCAGCTGCAGTCGGCGCTGCGTACACTCGACGACCGCTCGCGCGACATCCTGCGGCGGCGCTGGCTGGACGAATCCCGCAAGACCGGCCTGCAGGAACTGGCCGACGAGTACGGCATCTCGGCCGAACGCGTGCGCCAGATCGAGGCCGCTGCGCTCAAAAAGCTGCGCCACAGCCTGAGCGCCTGA